The sequence GTGTGGGAGTCACCACAGACCACTGTCATGCCCGGCAGAATAAGCCCCTGCTCCGGCCCCATTACATGCACCACGCCCTGACGGATATCATTCATGCCAAACTCAGTGATGCCGAACTCTTCACAGTTGGCATCCAGTGCTTCAACCTGTGTACGCGACACAATATCGGTAATACCCAGCGCCCGATCTGTAGTCGGCACATTGTGGTCCGGTGTCGCCACTGTAGCACTGATCTTCCACGGTTTGCGATTGGTCAGGCGCAGCCCCTCAAAGGCCTGCGGACTGGTTACTTCATGTACCAGATGACGATCAATATAGAGCAGCATGGAACCATCGTCGTTCTGTTTTACGACGTGTTGCTGCCAGACTTTATCGAATAAGGTTCTACCCATAGCGTACTCCATTAAACCAACTAGACGAGTTTATCTCAACCCGAGCTCGACTATAACGTTGACTTCAATCATTTTAAAAGGAAATATTCTCTCACCATACTGAGGTTTTCTCATGCCTGAAAGAAAGACACCTTCCCTCAATGCACTGCGCGCCTTTGCCGCGGCGGGCAAATGCCTGAATCTGAAAAAGGCCGCCGATGAGCTGTTTGTCACCCCTTCCGCACTAAGTCACCAGGTTCGCGGACTGGAAGAGACATTGGGCATCAGCCTCTTTCATCGCACCCGGCATGGGTTGGAACTCACTGAATCAGGGCGCTCCATCCTACCCGGCATTCGCGCCGCCTTTGACAGCATCGAAGAGACACTCTCCCTGCTTCAACCGAATCACGAACAGCACATCCTCACCGTCAGTATGCTCTCAACATTTGCCATGCGCTGGTTTATTCCGCGCCTGCCCCGCTTCCAGAAACAGCACCCTGACATCGAGGTGCGCATTTCCACCTCAGTCGATCTCGTCGATTTCAGACGTGAGGATATTGATTGCGCCATCCGCTCAGGACAGGGCAACTGGCCCGGGCTGGTTATCGAGCACCTCTTCTCCGAGCAGCTTACTCCGGTATGCAGCCCGGCCATTAGATTACATTCGCCAGGCGAACTGAAGCAGCAGACTCTGCTGCATGCCCGGCTACGCCCTGATGACTGGCAGGTCTGGCTTCATTCAGCGGGCATAAGCAAGCTCCAGGCTGTTCATGAGCAGACCTTCGAAACCCGCAACTTTGCCATCGCTGCCGCAATTGAGGGAATAGGTGTCGCTGTAGTCGATCCCGCACTGGTCTCTGAAGAGATCCTATCGGGCCGCCTGATTCAGCCCTTCGCCCAGTCAATCCCCGGTGAAAACGGCTACCATCTGGTCTACCCTGAAAAGCACCGCCCCAACCCGGCCCTCAAGGCTTTCAGGGTCTGGCTGCTTGATGAGGCGCGCAAGTGACTGGCTGATTCGGACTACTCTCGCTATCCTGCGGGACTCAATGTTTTTGGAGGGGTGTAATGTCCATCAAATCGGATAAGTGGATTCGCCGAATGGCACAGGAACACGGCATGATTGAGCCGTTTGTCGACGGCCAGGTTAAACGCAATGAGAGTGGTGAAGGCATCGTCTCCTACGGCCTCTCCTCCTACGGCTATGACGTGCGCTGCTCCGATGAATTCAAGATATTCACCAATATTAACTCGGCAATCGTCGATCCAAAGAATTTCGATGCCAATAGCTTTGTCGATGTGAAATCCGATGTCTGCATCATCCCGCCCAACTCATTCGCGCTGGCGCGCACAATGGAATATATGCGTATCCCGCGCTCGGTACTGACCATCTGCCTCGGAAAATCGACCTACGCCCGCTGCGGCATCATCGTCAACGTCACTCCGCTGGAGCCTGAGTGGGAGGGCCATGTCACCCTTGAGTTCTCCAACACCACACCGCTTCCCGCCAAGATCTATGCCGGAGAAGGGGTAGCGCAGTTCCTCTTCCTAGAGTCCGATGAAGAGTGCGAGACCTCCTATAAAGATAAAGCAGGTAAATATCAGGGGCAAACCGGCGTAACCGTACCAAGGCTATAATATGAAACTTTCTAAAATCCTCAGCTCGGCCACAAGGCCGCTTTTCTCATGCGAATTTTTCCCACCCAAGACTGATAAGGGTGAGGAGAACCTCTGGAACTGCCTGCGTGAACTGCAGACTATCAATCCAGCCTACGCCTCTGTCACCTATGGTGCCGGCGGCACCACCCAAGATCGAACCAAAGGCATCGTCACCCGCATCAAGGATCAAACAGGCCTCTCTCCTGTCGCTCACCTGACCTGCGTAGGTGCCAGCAAAGACCAACTGGCCGAACTGCTTGCTGACTACCGTGCTGCGGGCATCGAAAACATCCTGGCACTCAGGGGCGATGCTCCTGAGGGAATGGACCGGTTCAAGGCGGTTGCAGGCGGATTCAGTCATGCCACCGATCTAATTGCCTTCCTGCGCGAGCAGGGAGACTTCTCCATCGCCTGCGCCACCTATCCAGAGGGACACCCTGAATCGGCTGGCGGCGTAGCTGATGACATCCGCTACTTGAAGATAAAACAGGATAACGGTGCGGATTGCGCTATCACACAGTACTTTTTCGATAACGATGCATTTTTCCGTTTCCGCGACGCGTGCAGCAAAGCCGGCGTTACCATGCCAATCATCCCGGGCATCATGCCGATCGGAAACTTCGATCAGATCGTCCGATTCTCATCCATGTGCGGCACATCCATTCCCACCTGGCTGCATGAGAAGATGGATCCGATTCGTGGGGACCTTGATGCAGTCGCAGCGCTTGGCATCGAACTAGCCGCCAGTCAGTGCAAGCAACTTCTGGAGAATGACACACCGGGGCTGCACTTCTACACACTGAATAAGTCGGCAGCGACGATCGCCATCCACGAACAGATCAGCCATTACCTGTAAATGATCATCTGGCGGCTACTGTCAGAGAAGATGGCGCTCTTTACGGTCATCTTCGCCTTGGTCGCCTACCTCTATCCTCCTGCCTTCCTGATCTTCAAGGGAGTTTTCCTCTGGTGCTTTGGTGCCACGATGTTTGCTCTCGGCCTGGTCCTGAAACCGGAAGAGGCACGAGCCGCCCTCGCCAGACCAGCCAGTATTGCACTGGGCGTTTCAACACAGTTTCTGATCATGCCGGTACTGGGCTTCACTGCAGCCACGATCGCCGTATGGCAGGGGGCGACACCGGCCATGGCGCTCGGCTTCATCATTGTCGGCTGCGCGCCCGGAGCCATGGCCAGCAATGTCATAACATTCCCATACATTTGTAAATGGCTAAATGGCAGGGATAGGTTCACTTTCTTTAATTTTCTTCCAACGGCTTAGACCTGCTGCTGTAAGTATGCACCAGACCGCAAACAAGGCTCCTGCCAACGCTGTTTCAGGTTCGAAATGTTTAAGAGCAAGTGCCACTCCAAGCCCTGCATTCTGCATTCCTATCTCTATGGCAAGGGTGATTTGATAGCGCCGTTCAAACTTACAGAGTCCTGCAATTATCCACCCTGCCAGATAACCACCAGCATTAAGGATGACTACAAGCAGGAAGATAATCCAAGGTGTTTGTTCGATGCGTTCCTGATTGGCTGCTACGGCATAACTACAGATGATGATTATTGCTAACGCAGCGAGGTCTGGAGCAATGCGCTCATAGTGAACTTGATATTGAGGCAGGCGGTGATGGATAATCATTCCTACTGTAAGCGGCAAGACAACAACAGTCACAATGGTTTGCATCATCGGCCAGAATGGAATGTCCATAAACACACCACCTAAAAACTCAACCAGCAAAGGGGTCAGAAGCGGGGATAGTGTTGTGGCAAGCATTGTCATAGCAATAGAGAAGGCAACAGCACCGCCCAACAGGTAACAAATTACATTGCTTGCCATCGCTCCTGGCGCGCAGCCGACAATGATGAAGCCCAGCGCCATGGCAGGTGATACGCCTTGCCAGACGCAGATAGAAGCTGCAGCAAATCCAAGCGCAGGCATAACAGTGAATTGCGCTCCAACACCGATGAAAATTGTTAGTGGTCTTGATAGTGCTTCTTTGGCTTCCTCTGGTTTCATCACCAGTCCAAGGGCAAACATTGTTGCCCCAAAAAACCAGAGGAAATAATCTTTGAATATCAGAAAGGCTGGCGGGTAGAAATAGGCTGCGCATGCAGCCACTAAGGTTAATGGTGCAAGATTACGGGAAAGGAGTTGCCAAGGCATATGGATATGCTGCACACGAATGCAGCAAGTGCAAATGAACCGTCAGGAATTGCAGCACATTATTCATTACATCATACCGCCCCATGTGCCATATATGCCGA comes from Mariprofundus aestuarium and encodes:
- a CDS encoding bile acid:sodium symporter family protein produces the protein MPWQLLSRNLAPLTLVAACAAYFYPPAFLIFKDYFLWFFGATMFALGLVMKPEEAKEALSRPLTIFIGVGAQFTVMPALGFAAASICVWQGVSPAMALGFIIVGCAPGAMASNVICYLLGGAVAFSIAMTMLATTLSPLLTPLLVEFLGGVFMDIPFWPMMQTIVTVVVLPLTVGMIIHHRLPQYQVHYERIAPDLAALAIIIICSYAVAANQERIEQTPWIIFLLVVILNAGGYLAGWIIAGLCKFERRYQITLAIEIGMQNAGLGVALALKHFEPETALAGALFAVWCILTAAGLSRWKKIKESEPIPAI
- the gcvA gene encoding transcriptional regulator GcvA; the protein is MPERKTPSLNALRAFAAAGKCLNLKKAADELFVTPSALSHQVRGLEETLGISLFHRTRHGLELTESGRSILPGIRAAFDSIEETLSLLQPNHEQHILTVSMLSTFAMRWFIPRLPRFQKQHPDIEVRISTSVDLVDFRREDIDCAIRSGQGNWPGLVIEHLFSEQLTPVCSPAIRLHSPGELKQQTLLHARLRPDDWQVWLHSAGISKLQAVHEQTFETRNFAIAAAIEGIGVAVVDPALVSEEILSGRLIQPFAQSIPGENGYHLVYPEKHRPNPALKAFRVWLLDEARK
- the metF gene encoding methylenetetrahydrofolate reductase [NAD(P)H]; translation: MKLSKILSSATRPLFSCEFFPPKTDKGEENLWNCLRELQTINPAYASVTYGAGGTTQDRTKGIVTRIKDQTGLSPVAHLTCVGASKDQLAELLADYRAAGIENILALRGDAPEGMDRFKAVAGGFSHATDLIAFLREQGDFSIACATYPEGHPESAGGVADDIRYLKIKQDNGADCAITQYFFDNDAFFRFRDACSKAGVTMPIIPGIMPIGNFDQIVRFSSMCGTSIPTWLHEKMDPIRGDLDAVAALGIELAASQCKQLLENDTPGLHFYTLNKSAATIAIHEQISHYL
- the dcd gene encoding dCTP deaminase, whose product is MSIKSDKWIRRMAQEHGMIEPFVDGQVKRNESGEGIVSYGLSSYGYDVRCSDEFKIFTNINSAIVDPKNFDANSFVDVKSDVCIIPPNSFALARTMEYMRIPRSVLTICLGKSTYARCGIIVNVTPLEPEWEGHVTLEFSNTTPLPAKIYAGEGVAQFLFLESDEECETSYKDKAGKYQGQTGVTVPRL